In Lolium rigidum isolate FL_2022 chromosome 7, APGP_CSIRO_Lrig_0.1, whole genome shotgun sequence, the DNA window TAGTGGATGGGCCACCATTGAAAATGTTGTGGATTTATTCTACACAGGAAGTCCATGGTGCAAGGGATCCAAGTTTTACTTATATCTGATAATGAAAGTGAGTGGATGGGCCACCATTGTGCAAGGAAAACTTGACCAGCACAATACTGGATATTTTCTATATGGTGACCTTATATGAGACTTATTGAATCAATAAAAGGAAAACTGTATGCCATGGAAAAACTTCAGTAGGCTAATTCTGAACTCTCTCAATGGAAATGCACATGACATGAGATAAGTCTACTTGCCTCAAATAGGACAATATTCAATTATACATCTGAACTATGTTTGACAGCTTACAACGGACATGTTGAACTGTGGTAAGTAAGTTAAAGTGTAGATGAACTACATGAATTGTTTTGCATATCAGGGTATATGGAGCAATAGTGAACTTTCCACAACCGCAAGATGTTTCAAATAATAAATGGATAAAAAAAGGATTGCATGCCACCATGTATTGACAATAATATATCTGTACATAGAAAGTAGCATAGATAAAGCATGGTGGAGTGACACTGTCAAAAACTCATGGACTGAAACAGCAAAATCGCAGCATTAGAGCATGAAACCTGCACTGATATGATGAAGCAAAATTTGCAGAGCAAAAACTACCATAATGCGTACAATTAGGGAAGCAAAAATGCACCTAGCAATTACATGAAACTGGAAACTGACCGTGCACCTGACGAATAGAAAAGCTACCTCATGCAGCTATACAGACAGAACACGCAAATCATTCTAACCAAATCTTTTAGGGCTACTCCATCAGTTACCAAATCAGTAGTACTTGAGGAACACTGAAGATTGAACCAACTGCCCAACATCTCAGAGAAACCTGTCCAACAATCAATACTCAATACTTTCCGAGAATAAATGAATCATATACAAAATCATGCAAAGAGATAAACATGCGGATATAAGAGAATTCAAACAAACTGCAGAGTTCTCTGAAAAAAGAAAGAATGTTTAGTTGACGGGGAGCCAATTCGTGCTCTTGATCGTTGGGTTTATAAAACCAACTGCCCACTTTAAAGGGGTACCTGAATATTGCTGGCTAGCAGCCTTCACAACCTTCAGAAAGGTATAATGGATATCTTAGAAAGGGTTCCACGTGCTTGCTTGGTATATTAGATGGATTTAACTGTGTGTTTCACAAAGTTACACATTCAGACATTCAACTGAACCCGTATATTTAGATCTGTCTCAAATTTTACTACACCATTGAACATAAATGAAACAATAAAAACCTTGAATTCGAGAACTCGACACACTTGGTAACCAGAGAAACTGTAGGAGACCTGACACCGAGGAATCCAAATATCGAGGACTCCAATTCAGCTCATGTTCTTATTGGATCATCACACCACATCTGTTGGTTCTTGAAGAACAGGATCCAGTGCAATGTACAGTGCAAACCTGACATGGAAATAATGTCAATAAGTCCACAGTATTAGTATATAAATATAGGAAAGATTAATCTTAGTTGGTATTTATTATAGAACACATCTCAAATTTTACTACACCATTGAACATAAACGAAACAATAAAAACCTTGAATTCGAGAACTCGACACACTTGGTAACCAGAGAAACTGTAGGAGACCTGACACCGAGGAATCCAAATATCGAGGACTCCAATTCAGCTCATGTTCTTATTGGATCATCACACCACATCTGTTGGTTCttgaagaacaatatccactgcAATGTACAGTGCAAACCTGACATGGAAATAATGTCAATAAGTCCACAGTATTAGTCTCAGGATATAAATATAGGAAAGATTAATCTTAGTTGGTATTTATTATAGAACACATACCCACTTTTGCCCGACGGGAAATGTTTTTAGTAATGTATCAAATCTCTACATAATTCAGCTTAACTAACTATATTTAATCCTAAACGATCATCATGGTATTACCGTATTAGAGGCAAACATAGAAACAAGTTACATTTATAAGATGATTTATACGAAAATAATAAGTTGcatcaaaaaaaaggaaaatcctCAAATGGATATGCAGTCAAATTAATCCAACAAAACAACTTACGTAGATGGAAATGACTCTAACCATATTGATATACCCATGATATTAACCATGTTTTTCATGTTATCCCTCAAAAATATTATCCAAACAAAAGTATTTGTCGTTACATGAAAGGATAGATGCGATACAATATACAAAGAATCCACGATTGACTTCCTTAGACAATAGCCCTACTAAGTCCAGCTCCATATCCGTTTCCAGGACTCTGCACTCTGTAAGTAACGTTCAGGCGTGAATTAAACCCTTAAATTTGTATAAAAAGGAGAAAACCCTAGAAAAGGTCTAAGCTTAAGTAACTACGACCTGCAAATATAATGCTTTGGATTGATACAAAGAATCCACGATTGACTTCCTTAGACAATAGCCCGTCCAGCTCCATATCCATTTCCAAAACTCTGCACTCTGTAAGTACGTTCAGGTGTGAATTAAACCCATAAATTTGTATGAAAAGGAGAAAACCATAGAAAAGGTCTAAGCTTAAGTAACTACGACCTGCAAATATAATGCTCTGGATTGACATTTTCCTTGAAGTTTCAGTTATTACTCAGAGTAATACATGAATCATCACCAAGGATCCCCTGCCAATAAAAGAATGTAGACAAAGGCTGCAAATAACCCAGAGCTCATGCAGTGTATCTCCTGTAAAAAAAAACTAATGTAGTTACCAAATATTATTACCTCAACTGTACAACCATCCAGTTATATTTACCAATTTCAGCCACAGGTAGCAAACCTTAGAAATTAGAATGTCTTGTTAAAAAAAATTAGAATGTACACAGGAGACATACCACACCTCGCACAATGAAGAATCTAAGGGAGGGAAAATGCGGATGGCAGAAAATTTGCCTTCCTTGCTCTATGTGCATCACCAGAGCACCAGACAGAACCAACCTGCAAAACAGATGAAGAACCCTAGCTGAAACAACCATGGTCAAGACTGATCGGAAAAAGAGGAACGAAGCAAAAAATCTACCATCAACCGAGAGAAGATGCACGAACCGAAAAAACAGGAATGGAGCAAACAGCCTGCCATCTACCGAGAAGATGCACAGGAGGGAGTTCCTCCTCTTGCTCCTCTCCTGCTGCTGCTCAGTTGGAGGTCACGGTGTCGGCAGAGGCCGTTTCCATTTCAGATTGGTTTCCAGAACATCATCTTCCTACACAATTTGGTCAATTAAATCATCCAGCAGACAATCGAGTCCTAAATTCATGACATGTTGATATGGAGAGTGATGCGTACCAGCGGGCTTTGTAGGGGATACGGCGGCCATCCAGATAGCTTCCCCGACGGAGAACCACCAACCACCCACCGATGGGAAGGGACGACATGGCCGAAGGGGGTTTCCAGGAGGTGGCTACCGGCGTCGATGTAGTGGAGAAGGAGCTTGGGCTCCATGAGATGCAGGCAAAGTAAAGGAATACCTGCTCCACGAGGAGGATCAGCCGGAGGTGCGGCATCTGAGCAGCGCCGGCGACCAAGCCCATGGCGACGTGGAGGGCGCCGCGCCGTTCGCGCCGCCCGGCCGCCCTCCCGCGCGTCGGCGCCGCCCATGTGTGTTCAGCCGCTCGCCGCCCGTGGCCGCCcgcggccgcgccgcctctccgcgcgTCGGCGCCGCCCATGTGTGTTCGGCCGCTCGCCGCCCGTGGCCGcccgcggccgcgccgccctcccgCCCGTCCCCGCGCTGCGCCGCCCGCGCGCCGCTGGCCCGtcgacctcccgccgcgccgtccGTCTGCGCGCCCCGCCGCCCATCCTCCGCACCGCTGCGCCGCTCGTCCCCACAGCCCGCGGCGCCGCCCGACCCCCTCCCATCCTCCGTGCCGTCGCGCGTAGATAATCCAAGAGGAGGTGAGAAGAGAAAGGAGGCAGGACATCAGAGTCAAAGCGGTGTTGATAAGCTGGTCCACCACTAACAGCAAAAGCCACACTAATAATGCACCAAAGCATACCATAGCAGATGTAGGTAAATGCTAGGGAGCACCGAACCATAAACAGTAAAGAATCTATGTAGATCAAACTAACAAGGAAACATACGTGTCAGCTCAACATTAAcccaaaaaataatccaaaattAGGAGAAAAATCGAAGTTGTTGCACTTTAGTATAGTAGTTATGAAATTCCTCGATTGATTCGGCAGTGTAACAAATCTCCGCGGAGTGAGCGTGTTAGTTCAACTTATCTCCGGCAGCGAAACGGGGCTCGGTCCGAGCTATTCATACGGGAGATAAAATGGGTGAAAACGACAAAAACCAACCCTTGGTCAAACTTCAGTAAAAATAGAACTTTTAGGAAAACTATTTTTCTGAATAATCCGTAGTACGCGGCTAGGGGTTGACCTCCACATGGTAGCGCCGAGCTACGAGGTGCCATGGATCTGCTAGCATGGCATACCTAAGCCCATCGGCCTCTACGATGGCGCTATATGTTGGGGCGCTACCCTATGTATGCTCACGGAGTGTTTGGAGTGGACTGGGTGCTACCCTCTGCGATGGATACAAATGGAACAGATGTGCGACTGGTACTTCGACGACATCCAGACAATCACGAACAAAATCAGCAGCATCCAAGCGGTCTCCGCGATGTACCAGAGTCTCCGGAAGCAAATCATGAGCCTAATCATGGTGTGCGGCCGTGGGAAGCCATCGTCATCGTGGCTAGCCGACAAGGAGTGGAGCTGAGAATCCTCGTTCAACCAAAAGCACTAGGCGTTGCACCCTGTCATGACAAACAATACTCCAGCACTCGTGGCGGCCCCAATGCAACTTGCCGGAGAAGTCCGTTGTCGTGTTGTTGAAATCCTGGATGTTTGAGAACTCCTCCGTCCATAAATTTTAGATTTAAATGCCATTTTAATCACTCAATTTCTTGAGTGCATTGCTATGATTCTAGCATTTTTTAACTGAACACAAGTCCATGACATCTCAATTTTTACTGAAAATTTTAGAAGCTCAATCTTATATATCGTTTCATGTACCCAAATGTCAAGGAGAAGGACATGTTGATGTTATACCATAACCCTGTTTGACTTGGAAATTTTTGCCAAAGCCCAACCCAGTAAGCTCTCCGAAATCCCTTATCAGCATAGTGCCACGGGTAACGGTGCTACCGAACATGGGGTAACGCTGGACCAGGTTGTGCCATGCTAGCAGCACTGGCAGAGCTTCCTTAAGGCCAAACTAGGGCATGGCCCGCCCATGTTTTTTGCGCAAAAAGTTAACCCCTATGCATCCAAGCCTCTAAGACCCAACCTACCACCATAAGCACGCATTGCCTCCCTCGGCTGCATGTACAATTCATCAAAAGAAAATAGCCCCATGTTCACTGCATTTTCCTTGTCACTCATTTGTTCCTCTCTCTCAATCACGAGAGAAGCAATGGTGTGCGTCGCTACTTCCTAGGTTTACCTATTAGTATCAAGTACACATGGGAATTTGGATGAGGTAGTGAAGCAGAGGAGGCATGGCCGCATGGGGGAGGGGTGGCAGCCGGCCAGGGAGTCATCGCGTCCCACATGCACGGGGCCGGCCGGTAGCCAATGGTGCGACACAATGGTACTATATGCGACCTAATTGATCCCTTCTCTTCTCTAGTTTCCCTGCCAAGAtaatcttctttctttttttagttcgtaatttatatcatatgttgttcATACTTGACTGAATCGGAAATTTGTTCTTCAATTTTGCAAACTGCAACAATCAATAGCAATAAGAAAGGCTCCTCATAGAAAATCCGTTGGCAGCATCAAATTATTCTTTGCCCTAGCACAAGGCAATTGGAATAGCAACAACGCAATAATTTCAGACAAATGAACCGGTCAGTTTATAACCAATGGGAATAGAGTGGTTTGATCAATGACTGATTTCTAGTGAAGTGGTGTGTTTGAGAACAATTATTTAATTTTCCTTTAGCCTGGCCCATTAAAGAATTTTTTTTGGGCTCCGCCACTGGCTAGCAAGGCATAGGGCATGGATCACGGGGTTATGATGCAGACGATAGCGTTCCAGTTGCATGCGCTACGTTTTTGCAGTAAATTTAGAAATAATTTCAAAACAAGGCTATTTTGTGCTGAAGTTTAccaaaaaaataaagttttgtcGTTTGGAGGAGATAAAAATGGGCCGCCGACAGCCCGAGACCCAAAAATTCAGCAGGTGGAGTGAGGAGTACCACCAAAAGTTAGATGCAGCATCACATCTGGACATACCTCACCCTCAAAAAACAATCTGGACATAGCTCATGCCAGGGCTGCCGGGCACGTCACAACTGGAGTCATCGTCTCGTCAGGCGGCCAGGGGTTTCCAGGTCAGAAGATTGACGGCGGAGGAAAGTTATCCGTCCACCGCCACCAGCAGCATCCGGTACCCCGCACTTGGGCGAGGAAATCCACTGCTTTTACCATCTTCGAGCCAAAATATTCTACGCGCCAAGTCCAACTTGGCCACCAACCAACCATCCAACTATCCCGAGCCGCCCGTTCCCTCTCGCCTTCCCCAGACGAGTCGAGTTCGAGTCGACGCACCGCCCGCTGATGTCATGTCCCCACCCCAGCGCGAACAAAAACAAAGAGTCCAACTGCACGCGCACTTGCACGATCATCCTCCCACTTTCCCCGGCCGCTCTTCCTCTACCGGTCTACGGCCGATGCCGCCGGCGTCGCCGCCCGCCTGATCGAAGCCATGCCGCGCCACCACCGCCGGATCCTCTTCGAGTACGACGACGACCATGGCGCCTGCGACCCCTGGGCCGGCTGCCCCTCGCCTCCCTCCCCGCCTCCTTACACCTTCCCTCCAACCCCAACCCCGTCCCCCTCGCCCTCGCCTTCCGATTGGTCATTCCTGATCACCCCTCCCGTCCCGGGCTGCGCGCCGGCCCCGTCCCCCGATCGCCAGCCCGCCGCAGGCCGCAGAAACCAGTGGGCAACAAACACCTACCCTCCCTTGCCAGTCCCCGCCccgaccggcggcggcgacggccaccaccgccgcttcgTCACCAACGTCCTCATCGCCGCGGCGGCGCTCGCCTTCCTCTCCCTGATCCTCTTCGGCGTCTCGGTCGCCGTCCGCCGGCGGCAGgtacggcggcggcgcaggcagGCCCTCCTCGCCCCGGCGCCCGCCGCGACCACCAACGacccggagggcggcggcgggggcggcggaggCGTGGTGCACCACGTCTGGTACATCCGGACCGTCGGGCTCGACCCGGCCGCGATCGAGTCCATCGCCGCCACAAGGTACCGCGCGGGGGCGCCCGGGCTCCTCGGCAAGGCCGACTGCTCCGTCTGCCTCGGCGAGTTCGCAGATGGAGAGCTCCTCCGCCTGCTGCCCAAGTGCGGCCACGCGTTCCACGTCCCCTGCATCGACACTTGGCTCCGCGCCCACGTCAACTGCCCGCTCTGCCGCTCCGAcgtcatcgacaccgccgccacgcCCGCTGCTATTGGAGTCGAGGCCGATCCAGTAACTGATCCAGTTGCGAACGCCAACGCCGCAGCCGAGCAACTGGCTGCCGCGAGCGATCCAACGCTGGagcaggaagacgaggacaacgaccaAGAAGCATCGCACGTTGCAGAAGACCAGCGCGACCACCAACCCAGCTCGCCAGAGCCATTGCCATTGCCATTGCCGCAGCCCCCGTGCCCGCTCGCGCGAAACATGCGGCGCGCGGCTTCCATGGACGCGGCGATGGTCTCGGCCGCGGCGGACGTCGCGGCGTTGGATCGGCTGCCGGAGGCGGCCCCCGAAGGGGAGCAGAGCGACAGGGAGAAGGACCTGAGCACCGAGacgcccgcgcccgccgccggTCCCCCGAGGTTCTTCTTCTCGCGGCATTGCCGTGCTCGGAGCTCTGTGCTGCCCTTGTGACGGCCGGCCACCGAGATCCCGGGCTGAATTTTGATCCAGTGCTGCTAATAACGTGCCGTCATCAGTAGTGGCTCCATGTGTGTAATATACTCCTTGCTACCTGTAATCTCAAAACTGGTGATTACAAGTTTAAACCCCGGAATGCAGTAAAGAGAAACCTGCAATCGATAAGTTCATACATGCGTCTTGCACAGTGTACATATTTGTCGTTCTTCCCTGCAAACTGGATTCATCAGGCTCACCAGTCCAATTACCGTAC includes these proteins:
- the LOC124679505 gene encoding RING-H2 finger protein ATL52-like; translation: MPRHHRRILFEYDDDHGACDPWAGCPSPPSPPPYTFPPTPTPSPSPSPSDWSFLITPPVPGCAPAPSPDRQPAAGRRNQWATNTYPPLPVPAPTGGGDGHHRRFVTNVLIAAAALAFLSLILFGVSVAVRRRQVRRRRRQALLAPAPAATTNDPEGGGGGGGGVVHHVWYIRTVGLDPAAIESIAATRYRAGAPGLLGKADCSVCLGEFADGELLRLLPKCGHAFHVPCIDTWLRAHVNCPLCRSDVIDTAATPAAIGVEADPVTDPVANANAAAEQLAAASDPTLEQEDEDNDQEASHVAEDQRDHQPSSPEPLPLPLPQPPCPLARNMRRAASMDAAMVSAAADVAALDRLPEAAPEGEQSDREKDLSTETPAPAAGPPRFFFSRHCRARSSVLPL